The following are encoded in a window of Methanococcoides sp. LMO-2 genomic DNA:
- a CDS encoding cupin domain-containing protein produces MKIIELDKAPEKENPHKVLAKGLFDTEQVQVVHLELKPGEALKLHKTPMNVFFYVLEGTGIVVIGDEEETVSKDTLIESPKAIPHLLRNESDSLFRFLVVKLKE; encoded by the coding sequence ATGAAGATCATAGAATTAGATAAAGCACCTGAGAAAGAGAACCCTCACAAAGTACTTGCTAAAGGCCTTTTCGATACCGAGCAGGTCCAGGTCGTACACCTTGAGCTCAAACCCGGAGAGGCACTTAAACTGCACAAGACACCAATGAACGTGTTCTTCTATGTACTCGAAGGTACCGGTATCGTTGTGATCGGAGACGAGGAAGAAACTGTCTCGAAGGACACACTTATCGAAAGTCCAAAGGCCATACCTCATTTACTGAGAAATGAGAGTGATAGCCTATTCCGTTTCCTCGTTGTGAAGCTGAAAGAGTAA
- a CDS encoding rubrerythrin family protein, giving the protein MSTTENLKEAFAGESMANRKYLAFAKMADKEGFTKIAKLFRAAAYAETVHAHNHLRVLGEVKSTEENLQEAIAGETMEFSEMYPAFIEEAEKEGNKKAVRSFDMANQVEKVHAELYQKALDNMDDNEDADYYVCEVCGYTVEGEAPERCPVCGAVHSKFSKVE; this is encoded by the coding sequence ATGAGTACAACCGAAAATCTGAAAGAAGCGTTTGCAGGTGAATCAATGGCAAACAGGAAGTACCTTGCTTTTGCAAAAATGGCTGACAAGGAAGGTTTCACGAAGATCGCCAAACTGTTCAGGGCTGCAGCATATGCAGAAACAGTACATGCTCACAATCACCTGAGGGTACTGGGAGAGGTAAAGAGCACTGAGGAGAACCTTCAGGAAGCAATTGCCGGAGAGACCATGGAATTCAGCGAGATGTACCCTGCCTTCATCGAGGAAGCAGAAAAGGAAGGCAACAAAAAGGCTGTACGCAGCTTTGATATGGCAAACCAGGTCGAAAAGGTCCATGCTGAGCTATACCAGAAAGCACTGGACAATATGGATGATAATGAAGATGCAGACTACTATGTCTGTGAGGTATGTGGTTATACCGTGGAAGGCGAAGCACCCGAAAGGTGTCCTGTCTGTGGTGCTGTTCATTCAAAATTCAGCAAGGTGGAGTGA
- the alaXM gene encoding alanyl-tRNA editing protein AlaXM, with protein MEALYLKDCYVREFEATVLSVTDDKFVVLDRTAFYPKSGGQPYDTGVLISDGKEYKVVFVGKFDGQISHEVSEPGLKEGDKVKGIIDWDRRTLFMNYHTASHILSAIIHNETGAKISGNQIAEEKTRVDFNLENFDREQIGSYEAKVNEVIDRKIDVKIDILPREEALTIPSVVKLKDAFPPEIEEIRVIRIPEIDDQACGGTHVKNTGEIPHIEIFKAENKGKNNRRIYFRFA; from the coding sequence ATGGAAGCACTTTATCTGAAAGACTGTTACGTCAGGGAATTCGAAGCCACTGTTTTGAGCGTGACGGATGACAAATTCGTTGTCCTCGACAGGACCGCCTTTTACCCAAAGTCCGGCGGCCAGCCATACGACACCGGAGTTCTAATAAGCGATGGGAAGGAGTACAAGGTCGTTTTCGTAGGGAAGTTTGACGGCCAGATCAGCCACGAGGTCAGTGAACCGGGACTTAAGGAAGGCGACAAAGTAAAAGGGATCATCGACTGGGACAGGCGTACCCTTTTCATGAACTATCATACCGCATCCCACATCCTCAGTGCGATCATTCACAACGAGACCGGAGCGAAGATCTCAGGGAACCAGATCGCAGAGGAGAAGACACGAGTGGACTTCAATCTGGAGAACTTTGACAGGGAACAGATCGGCTCATACGAAGCAAAGGTAAATGAGGTCATCGACAGGAAAATTGATGTGAAGATCGACATCCTCCCCAGAGAAGAAGCACTAACGATACCCTCGGTGGTCAAGCTCAAGGACGCATTCCCTCCAGAGATAGAAGAGATCCGTGTTATCAGGATACCGGAGATCGATGATCAGGCATGCGGTGGGACACATGTGAAAAATACAGGTGAGATCCCGCACATCGAGATCTTCAAGGCAGAGAATAAAGGAAAGAACAACAGGAGGATATATTTCAGATTCGCCTGA
- the cfbB gene encoding Ni-sirohydrochlorin a,c-diamide synthase — translation MPAETADRKMDMPRILLAADRSSSGKTTITAGLLATLTSRGYSVQPFKVALDYIDPSYHSEITGRRARNLDGYLMEKEGVLDVFTHACEVDGKADIAVIEGVRGLFEGLESLGETGSTAQVAKMLNCPVILIINARSITRSAAALVNGYKNFDPDVNIVGVILNNIGGMRHAKKAKEAVEHFTGVPVLGIIPRDNAMQISMRHLGLVPAIEERRRINDLDERITAIEKRVSEGIDIDKVLELARQAEAVEKPATTIFTARKTEGEAPVIGVALDEAFNFYYHNNLELLELAGARIEYFSPIHDKSLPDVDALYLGGGYPELFASELEANESMRQDIKKAAEDGLPIYGECGGLMYLTERITTGVKGKGTYHMAEMPESTHEMVGALPGHSLMGHKRVVSYNIGALDVDTVIGKCGNSFIGHEFHHSEVTEIPSDAKFAIKLSRGTGIVDGWDGLVKNNTLGAYAHLEASSYRDFATSFVDAAARYRSEKA, via the coding sequence ATGCCAGCTGAAACAGCAGACAGAAAAATGGACATGCCAAGAATTCTCCTGGCAGCCGACAGGTCTTCCTCAGGCAAGACCACCATCACAGCAGGACTGCTTGCAACCCTCACTTCCAGAGGATACAGTGTGCAGCCCTTTAAGGTCGCACTTGATTACATCGATCCCAGCTATCACTCTGAGATCACCGGGCGACGTGCTCGTAACCTCGACGGTTACCTCATGGAAAAGGAAGGCGTGCTTGATGTGTTCACACATGCATGTGAGGTCGACGGGAAAGCGGACATTGCTGTTATCGAAGGCGTGAGAGGACTTTTCGAAGGGCTGGAAAGCCTTGGCGAAACGGGAAGCACTGCCCAGGTAGCCAAGATGCTGAACTGCCCTGTCATTCTGATCATCAATGCACGCAGTATCACACGTTCCGCCGCCGCTCTTGTGAACGGCTATAAGAACTTCGATCCCGACGTCAACATCGTTGGCGTGATACTGAACAACATCGGCGGCATGAGACATGCTAAAAAGGCAAAGGAAGCTGTGGAGCATTTTACAGGCGTCCCTGTTCTTGGAATAATCCCAAGGGACAATGCTATGCAGATATCCATGCGCCATCTGGGACTTGTCCCCGCCATCGAGGAGAGGCGTAGGATCAACGATCTTGATGAACGCATCACTGCTATTGAAAAGAGAGTTTCCGAAGGTATCGATATCGATAAAGTGCTGGAGCTTGCGAGGCAGGCTGAAGCCGTGGAAAAGCCAGCAACTACCATTTTCACCGCACGCAAAACTGAAGGCGAGGCCCCGGTCATCGGTGTTGCACTTGATGAAGCATTCAATTTCTATTATCACAATAACCTTGAGCTTCTGGAGCTTGCAGGAGCAAGGATCGAGTACTTCAGCCCGATCCATGACAAGAGCCTTCCGGATGTGGATGCACTTTACCTCGGAGGCGGCTATCCGGAGCTTTTCGCTTCCGAACTTGAAGCCAACGAGAGCATGAGGCAGGATATCAAAAAGGCAGCAGAGGACGGACTTCCCATCTATGGAGAATGCGGCGGCCTTATGTATCTTACTGAACGCATCACCACAGGCGTAAAAGGAAAAGGCACATACCATATGGCGGAAATGCCGGAATCAACACATGAGATGGTTGGAGCACTGCCAGGACATTCGCTTATGGGTCACAAGCGCGTGGTCAGCTACAACATCGGAGCACTTGATGTTGATACGGTCATAGGGAAATGCGGAAACTCATTCATCGGACACGAGTTCCACCATTCCGAAGTAACAGAAATACCATCCGATGCAAAGTTCGCAATAAAACTATCACGAGGAACAGGGATCGTAGACGGATGGGACGGACTGGTGAAAAATAATACACTTGGAGCATATGCCCATCTGGAAGCATCCTCATACAGGGACTTTGCCACATCTTTTGTGGATGCAGCAGCAAGATACAGGAGTGAAAAAGCTTGA
- the purD gene encoding phosphoribosylamine--glycine ligase encodes MNVLIVGGGGRENAIADAVARSERKPAMFSVMAKKNPGIASLCEDVLLVKETEVEKVVEYARSKNIEVAFVGPEAPLAAGLADALEEAGIGVVGPKKDVARIEFDKAWARNFMRDNNIDGCPAFKVFSSEEGLEDYIEELGNVAIKPAGLTGGKGVKVMGDQLPDTKAAFEYSRSLLDGDNVVVEENLIGEEFTLQAFVDGKNLAFTPCVQDHKRAFENDLGPNTGGMGSYSSADELLPFMNVDDIEPAREIMKATVKALHEATGTPFKGILYGQFILTKAGPKVIEFNARFGDPEAMNVLPLLETDMVDVMSAVANGTLDELDVKFAHKATVCKYAVPAGYPDEPTKDKEVVVGDIGDAILFYSSVYEKDGKVYTTGSRAVAVVGIEETIDKAEKIAQNALENIIGDLHFRNDIGKPELIQRRIDHMEEIRG; translated from the coding sequence ATGAATGTTCTAATCGTTGGTGGCGGCGGCAGAGAAAATGCAATCGCAGATGCTGTTGCAAGAAGTGAACGCAAACCTGCAATGTTCTCAGTAATGGCAAAGAAGAACCCCGGAATTGCCAGCTTGTGTGAAGACGTACTTCTGGTCAAGGAGACAGAGGTGGAAAAGGTAGTCGAATACGCAAGATCAAAGAACATAGAAGTTGCTTTTGTCGGACCGGAAGCACCTCTTGCAGCCGGTCTTGCAGATGCCCTTGAGGAAGCTGGCATCGGAGTTGTCGGCCCTAAGAAAGATGTCGCACGTATCGAGTTCGACAAGGCATGGGCCCGCAATTTCATGAGGGACAACAACATCGATGGATGTCCTGCATTCAAAGTATTCTCAAGCGAGGAAGGACTTGAGGACTACATCGAGGAACTTGGCAACGTTGCCATCAAGCCTGCAGGACTTACAGGTGGTAAAGGTGTCAAGGTCATGGGAGACCAGTTACCTGACACAAAGGCTGCTTTTGAATATTCAAGATCATTGCTCGACGGCGACAATGTCGTTGTGGAAGAGAACCTTATCGGCGAGGAGTTCACATTACAGGCGTTCGTTGACGGAAAGAACCTTGCGTTCACACCATGCGTGCAGGACCACAAGCGTGCCTTTGAGAACGATCTGGGACCAAACACCGGCGGAATGGGATCATATTCCAGTGCCGACGAACTTCTTCCTTTCATGAACGTCGATGACATCGAACCTGCAAGGGAGATCATGAAGGCAACCGTGAAAGCCCTGCATGAAGCAACCGGCACACCGTTCAAGGGAATCCTTTACGGCCAGTTCATCCTTACAAAGGCCGGACCAAAAGTAATTGAGTTTAATGCAAGGTTCGGCGACCCTGAAGCTATGAACGTGCTTCCACTGCTCGAGACCGATATGGTGGATGTCATGTCCGCAGTTGCCAATGGAACACTTGACGAGCTTGATGTAAAGTTCGCCCACAAGGCGACCGTCTGCAAGTATGCAGTACCTGCAGGATATCCTGACGAGCCTACAAAGGACAAGGAGGTCGTTGTTGGAGATATCGGTGATGCAATATTGTTCTATTCAAGCGTATATGAGAAGGATGGAAAGGTCTACACAACCGGCTCCAGGGCTGTAGCTGTTGTGGGTATCGAGGAAACCATCGACAAGGCTGAGAAGATCGCGCAGAATGCACTGGAGAACATTATCGGAGACCTGCATTTCAGAAACGACATCGGAAAGCCGGAACTTATCCAGAGAAGGATAGACCACATGGAAGAGATCCGTGGTTAA
- the ccsA gene encoding cytochrome c biogenesis protein CcsA produces the protein MNFGMILIWIAFILGAASAAYSIIHLRTNSTSAGSLSRKLELGCTAAITLAILMLTYYLLTVSASYVYVYMHSSVDLEFVYRLSALWAGQEGSFLLWTWFTLLMLLAMQYTGHTKELFDSRVMNITRAICLLIVTVFLMLLVLKNPFSMYYGDVGSYVEISNWNPFVSAYPLTDGQGMNPLLRNPWMAVHPPVLFLGYAAFTIPFAAALATLIIDDEKWIKISRDWMRMAWLFLTAGIGLGGFWAYEVLGWGAWYWTWDPVETSSLIPWITATAYLHAQTRVQHGEYRFLAPMLAVTSFILVIFATFVTRSGMWVSVHSWQDFTLEGMVIAIFLLLLLGSSLVLLVRRYFEDDED, from the coding sequence ATGAACTTTGGAATGATCCTCATCTGGATAGCCTTCATCCTCGGTGCGGCTTCAGCTGCATATTCCATCATCCACCTGCGTACAAACAGTACCAGTGCAGGTTCACTTTCCAGGAAGCTTGAGCTTGGCTGTACGGCAGCTATCACTCTTGCGATCCTGATGCTGACCTATTACCTGCTTACGGTATCGGCATCCTACGTCTATGTCTACATGCATTCAAGCGTCGACCTTGAATTTGTCTATCGTCTTTCCGCATTGTGGGCAGGCCAGGAGGGTTCCTTCCTGCTCTGGACATGGTTTACACTCCTGATGCTTCTGGCAATGCAGTACACAGGGCATACTAAGGAGCTGTTCGATAGCAGGGTCATGAACATCACCCGGGCCATATGCCTGCTTATCGTTACCGTCTTCTTGATGTTGCTGGTACTGAAGAACCCGTTCTCCATGTATTATGGAGATGTAGGTTCATACGTGGAGATCTCCAACTGGAACCCGTTCGTATCAGCATATCCGCTTACGGACGGACAGGGTATGAATCCTCTCCTGAGAAACCCGTGGATGGCAGTCCATCCTCCGGTACTGTTCCTTGGTTATGCAGCTTTCACAATTCCATTCGCAGCTGCTCTTGCAACCCTTATCATCGATGATGAGAAATGGATAAAGATATCCCGGGACTGGATGAGGATGGCATGGCTCTTCCTCACAGCAGGTATCGGACTTGGCGGTTTCTGGGCATACGAGGTCCTCGGCTGGGGTGCATGGTACTGGACATGGGACCCTGTTGAGACATCCTCACTGATCCCCTGGATAACTGCCACCGCTTACCTTCATGCCCAGACAAGGGTCCAACATGGGGAATACAGGTTCCTCGCGCCGATGCTTGCAGTGACTTCCTTCATACTGGTCATATTCGCAACATTCGTTACCCGTAGCGGTATGTGGGTATCGGTACACTCATGGCAGGACTTTACTCTGGAAGGCATGGTCATCGCTATCTTCCTGTTGCTACTTCTCGGTTCAAGTCTTGTTCTGCTTGTAAGAAGGTACTTCGAGGATGATGAGGATTGA
- the cfbC gene encoding Ni-sirohydrochlorin a,c-diamide reductive cyclase ATP-dependent reductase subunit: protein MTIQKRIAIYGKGGIGKSSTASNVAAACADEGYKVMIIGCDPKSDSSITLLGGKRIPTILDLLRDGVDVKEEDVIHEGYKGVKCVEVGGPEPGIGCAGRGIIVAIQTLKKISKSLNEMDLIIYDVPGDIVCGGFVAPIRKGLVKEAYVLTSGEYMPLYAANNICRGLAKINTPLSGIICNSRSVSREEEIVTKFASEIGSELMAFIPKEQIVQDCERDGFSVMEKAPDSNVAQVYRKLAQAIMERDSSVMPEALDDERLRELTR from the coding sequence ATGACAATACAGAAAAGAATAGCCATCTATGGAAAGGGCGGTATCGGAAAATCAAGCACCGCATCCAACGTTGCAGCTGCCTGCGCAGATGAAGGATACAAGGTAATGATCATAGGCTGTGACCCGAAGAGCGATTCATCCATTACTTTGCTTGGAGGCAAGCGCATACCAACGATCCTTGATCTTCTGCGTGACGGCGTCGATGTGAAAGAAGAGGACGTTATCCACGAAGGCTACAAAGGCGTAAAATGTGTAGAGGTCGGCGGACCTGAGCCCGGAATCGGATGTGCCGGACGCGGAATCATCGTTGCTATCCAGACTCTCAAGAAGATATCAAAATCACTTAACGAAATGGACCTTATCATCTACGATGTCCCCGGAGATATCGTATGTGGCGGCTTTGTCGCACCTATTCGCAAGGGACTTGTGAAGGAAGCCTACGTGCTGACATCCGGTGAGTACATGCCACTCTATGCCGCTAACAACATCTGCAGGGGACTTGCAAAGATCAATACGCCTCTTAGCGGAATTATCTGCAACTCCCGTAGCGTAAGCCGTGAGGAAGAGATCGTCACAAAGTTCGCATCCGAGATCGGAAGCGAGCTCATGGCATTCATCCCTAAGGAGCAGATCGTACAGGACTGCGAGAGAGACGGTTTCTCTGTAATGGAAAAAGCACCGGACTCCAACGTAGCACAGGTCTATCGCAAACTTGCACAGGCTATCATGGAAAGGGACAGTTCGGTCATGCCGGAAGCCCTTGATGATGAACGCCTGAGAGAACTTACAAGATAA
- the pyrE gene encoding orotate phosphoribosyltransferase translates to MTTSSNEKEELIEALKACGAVKFGEFTLASGKKSKYYIDIKKASSDPGTLKIIAKQAAALIKEMDIDIVGGVALGGVPIATAVSLETNMPLLLIRKSAKEYGTGGRFVGDAEEGDRIILLEDVTTSGGSVLEAIGAIREAGCIIDKVITVVDREDGATENLGEIDVKLVPLVRASDLLADK, encoded by the coding sequence ATGACAACATCATCAAATGAAAAGGAAGAACTTATAGAAGCGCTCAAGGCCTGCGGAGCTGTCAAGTTCGGTGAATTCACCCTGGCATCCGGCAAGAAGAGCAAATACTATATAGATATCAAGAAGGCCAGCTCAGACCCTGGCACATTGAAGATCATCGCAAAGCAGGCGGCTGCACTTATCAAGGAAATGGACATCGACATTGTTGGCGGTGTTGCACTTGGTGGTGTACCAATTGCCACAGCAGTATCTCTTGAGACTAACATGCCACTCCTCCTAATACGCAAATCTGCCAAGGAATATGGAACCGGCGGAAGATTTGTAGGCGACGCGGAGGAAGGTGACAGGATCATCCTGCTGGAAGATGTGACCACCAGTGGCGGCTCTGTGCTGGAGGCTATCGGTGCAATAAGGGAGGCAGGATGCATCATTGACAAAGTGATCACCGTAGTGGACCGCGAGGACGGTGCAACTGAGAACCTCGGTGAGATCGATGTGAAGCTTGTCCCGCTTGTGCGTGCAAGTGACCTCCTTGCTGACAAATAA
- a CDS encoding CDP-2,3-bis-(O-geranylgeranyl)-sn-glycerol synthase, giving the protein MVLAVWLMLPAYLPNPFAAVFGGGRPIDGGKTMSDGRRILGDGKTFRGFFAGLICGTLAGLLQMRLIESYPVILGAQLPTFGTGGLNTTIVVFALAFGSLFGDMFMSFFKRRMGLKRGAPLPVVDQLDFVMGALIFAYLASPYWFSEQFTFKIILVILIITPLLHLVTNIIGYFMGVKKEPW; this is encoded by the coding sequence ATTGTTCTTGCAGTATGGTTAATGCTTCCGGCATACCTGCCGAATCCTTTTGCAGCTGTCTTTGGAGGCGGTCGCCCCATAGACGGTGGAAAGACAATGTCTGACGGCAGGCGCATCCTCGGGGATGGAAAGACCTTCCGCGGATTCTTTGCCGGACTTATATGCGGTACCCTTGCAGGACTATTGCAGATGAGGCTGATCGAAAGCTACCCTGTGATACTGGGAGCACAACTTCCGACATTCGGAACAGGCGGCCTGAACACTACCATCGTTGTGTTCGCTCTTGCTTTTGGCTCTCTCTTCGGAGACATGTTCATGAGCTTCTTCAAGAGACGTATGGGACTGAAACGAGGAGCTCCACTGCCTGTTGTGGACCAGCTTGATTTCGTCATGGGAGCACTAATATTTGCTTACCTGGCATCACCATACTGGTTCTCCGAACAGTTCACGTTCAAGATCATACTGGTAATCCTGATCATCACACCCCTGCTTCACCTTGTGACGAATATCATAGGTTACTTCATGGGTGTCAAGAAAGAACCATGGTAA
- the endA gene encoding tRNA-intron lyase codes for MKAEIIKDRVLAEKKAVNELYNTGYYGRPKDEGLELTLIEAAYLAYRGKIEVENKGEVLDFAGFFKTASTLQPSFELKYIVYKDLRERGFYVQPGVTDFRVYPRGSHPGKGAAKQFVYVRSERVPMPLKDLLRSLNAAENVRKQMILAIVDEESDITFYEVKRPRIKGGMGDSLYPDINTDATFLEDRVIIWDEDASTVLFENGFYGKPLDKQRLQLSLVESRYLMENGVINVRDRQDNVMDSESFTEIASKIEPEFLLKNSVYTDLREKGVVPKTGFKFGSHFRVYAQVESPAKIPHSEYLVHSIPSDHEFRLPVMSRAVRLANSVRKSMLYAVPEDDGIDYIDIGRVKM; via the coding sequence TTGAAAGCAGAAATAATCAAAGATCGTGTGCTTGCAGAGAAAAAAGCCGTTAACGAACTCTATAACACCGGCTATTATGGAAGACCAAAGGACGAAGGTCTGGAACTTACACTTATTGAAGCTGCCTATCTTGCATACCGCGGGAAGATCGAAGTGGAGAATAAAGGCGAGGTGCTTGATTTCGCAGGATTCTTCAAGACCGCATCGACCCTGCAGCCATCTTTCGAGCTAAAATATATCGTTTACAAGGACCTCAGGGAAAGAGGGTTCTACGTCCAGCCCGGAGTTACCGATTTCAGGGTGTATCCCCGTGGAAGTCACCCCGGAAAAGGTGCTGCAAAACAGTTCGTGTATGTCAGGTCTGAAAGAGTGCCAATGCCACTCAAAGATCTGCTCAGGTCACTGAACGCAGCGGAAAATGTCCGCAAGCAGATGATCCTGGCTATTGTAGATGAAGAGAGTGACATCACATTCTACGAAGTGAAGAGACCACGCATAAAGGGCGGAATGGGAGATTCACTTTACCCGGACATCAATACTGATGCCACGTTCCTCGAGGACAGGGTCATAATCTGGGACGAGGATGCATCCACCGTGCTCTTTGAGAACGGTTTCTATGGCAAACCGCTTGATAAGCAAAGGCTTCAGCTTTCCCTTGTGGAATCACGATACCTGATGGAAAATGGTGTTATCAATGTCAGAGACAGGCAGGACAATGTGATGGACAGCGAGTCATTTACAGAGATCGCTTCGAAGATCGAGCCGGAGTTCCTTTTGAAGAACAGTGTTTACACAGACCTCCGTGAGAAAGGAGTAGTTCCAAAAACAGGATTCAAGTTCGGCAGCCATTTCCGTGTCTATGCACAGGTGGAATCCCCTGCAAAGATACCTCACTCTGAATATCTGGTACATTCAATTCCTTCAGACCATGAGTTCAGACTTCCTGTAATGTCAAGGGCTGTCCGCCTTGCTAACAGTGTCAGGAAAAGCATGCTATATGCGGTTCCTGAAGATGATGGTATCGACTACATTGATATTGGAAGAGTGAAGATGTGA
- the hcp gene encoding hydroxylamine reductase — protein MFCYQCEETMNGEGCTKNGMCGKKGEVADLQDDLIYVLKSVAFYNQKARKAKISEEITDDFMLDALFSTITNTDFRATGIQERIDRGFELRDEIKQKLLDNNALDESDLPEIATVTPENLKDRNTGILATENEDIRSLRELLIFGIKGIAAYGHHAMVLGQTNKKVLSFIEEGLVATTDDSLTDKNLVSLVLRCGEKGFDIMAALDTANTGAFGNPEPTEVNIGTRDRPGILISGHDLNDLKQLLDQTEGTGVDVYTHGEMLPANSYPEFKKYEHLVGNYGGSWWHQKQEFESFNGPILMTSNCIVPPKKTYMDRIYTTGSVGFDGVTHLVAKDGKKDFSAIIEQAKKCEPPVQLEEGSIMGGFAYDSVLTNADKIVDAVKSGKIKKFIVMAGCDGRHKDRQYYTDFAEALPKDTVILTAGCAKYRYNKLGLGDIDGIPRVLDAGQCNDCFSLVIIAQGLMARLGFIDVNEAPISYNIAWYEQKAVLVLLALLRMGIQDIVLGPTLPAFVSPNVLKVLVDEFNISPNTNVEEDMERLLK, from the coding sequence ATGTTCTGTTACCAGTGTGAAGAAACAATGAACGGGGAAGGCTGCACAAAGAACGGCATGTGCGGCAAGAAAGGGGAGGTTGCAGACCTTCAGGACGATCTCATCTATGTACTTAAGAGCGTTGCATTCTATAACCAGAAAGCAAGGAAGGCTAAAATTTCTGAGGAGATCACTGATGATTTCATGCTCGATGCACTGTTCTCAACAATAACAAATACCGATTTCAGAGCAACTGGTATCCAGGAACGCATTGACAGGGGATTTGAACTGCGTGATGAGATCAAACAGAAACTTCTGGACAACAATGCACTTGATGAAAGCGACCTTCCTGAGATCGCAACCGTAACACCGGAAAACCTCAAGGACAGGAATACCGGCATACTTGCAACAGAGAACGAAGATATACGGTCATTAAGGGAACTGCTCATCTTTGGTATCAAAGGAATTGCAGCATACGGACATCATGCCATGGTGCTTGGCCAGACCAACAAGAAAGTGCTTTCATTCATAGAGGAAGGCCTTGTGGCAACCACGGATGACAGCCTGACCGATAAGAACCTCGTCTCACTTGTCCTGAGATGCGGGGAAAAGGGTTTCGATATAATGGCAGCACTTGATACGGCTAATACTGGTGCGTTCGGAAACCCTGAACCTACGGAGGTCAATATCGGAACAAGGGACAGACCGGGAATCCTCATCAGCGGACATGACCTGAATGACCTGAAACAACTACTTGACCAGACCGAGGGAACAGGTGTTGATGTCTATACTCACGGTGAGATGCTGCCTGCAAATTCATATCCGGAATTCAAAAAGTACGAACATCTTGTCGGCAACTACGGTGGATCCTGGTGGCACCAGAAGCAGGAATTCGAAAGCTTCAACGGACCTATACTGATGACAAGCAACTGTATAGTCCCTCCAAAGAAGACCTACATGGACAGAATATATACTACCGGTTCTGTTGGTTTTGATGGCGTCACACACCTAGTAGCCAAAGATGGCAAGAAAGATTTCTCAGCCATCATCGAGCAGGCAAAGAAGTGTGAACCTCCGGTGCAACTGGAAGAAGGTAGCATTATGGGCGGCTTTGCTTACGACTCCGTACTGACCAATGCAGACAAGATCGTTGATGCGGTCAAATCAGGCAAGATAAAGAAGTTCATTGTCATGGCAGGTTGTGACGGACGTCACAAGGACAGGCAGTACTACACGGATTTCGCAGAAGCTTTGCCAAAGGATACTGTCATACTGACCGCTGGCTGTGCAAAATACCGCTACAATAAACTTGGTCTTGGAGACATCGACGGCATTCCAAGGGTACTGGATGCAGGACAGTGTAATGATTGTTTTTCACTGGTAATCATCGCACAGGGACTTATGGCCAGACTTGGATTCATAGATGTTAACGAAGCACCTATCTCGTACAATATTGCATGGTACGAACAAAAGGCAGTCCTTGTGTTGCTTGCCCTCCTGAGGATGGGAATACAGGACATTGTACTTGGCCCGACACTTCCGGCATTTGTCTCACCAAATGTCCTGAAGGTATTGGTGGATGAGTTCAACATATCACCTAACACCAACGTAGAAGAGGACATGGAGAGACTCTTAAAATAA